In a single window of the Pseudoxanthomonas sp. F37 genome:
- a CDS encoding YggN family protein has product MHTCLSRMRPLVVVGMLALAACQPTDKNPAPTGVVAKAMDEAAKGLGQASQEMDKAREEIATARDRLARENISLNRNEKQHLPKAEITPAGDLLIEGKAVATTPEQKALVLAYRGELLGVVGDGMAIGMEGARVGIDAAASALKGVLAGQDGDEIGKQVGEQTKAKIQPMVAQLCTRLPGLLSAQQALSAALPEFAPYATMDQADVDDCGDANGDGNWTF; this is encoded by the coding sequence ATGCACACCTGTCTTTCACGGATGCGCCCCCTGGTCGTGGTCGGCATGCTCGCCCTGGCGGCGTGCCAGCCGACCGACAAGAACCCCGCACCCACCGGCGTGGTGGCCAAGGCGATGGACGAAGCGGCCAAGGGACTGGGCCAGGCCAGCCAGGAAATGGACAAGGCCCGCGAAGAGATCGCCACCGCCCGCGACCGTCTGGCGCGCGAGAACATTTCGCTCAACCGCAACGAGAAGCAGCACCTGCCCAAGGCCGAGATCACGCCGGCCGGTGACCTGCTGATCGAAGGCAAGGCGGTCGCGACCACGCCCGAACAGAAAGCGCTGGTGCTGGCCTACCGCGGCGAACTGCTGGGTGTGGTGGGCGACGGCATGGCCATCGGCATGGAGGGCGCGCGGGTCGGCATCGATGCGGCCGCGTCCGCCTTGAAGGGGGTCCTGGCGGGCCAGGACGGCGACGAGATCGGCAAGCAGGTCGGCGAGCAGACCAAGGCCAAGATCCAGCCGATGGTCGCGCAACTGTGCACGCGCCTGCCCGGCCTGTTGTCCGCGCAGCAGGCGCTTTCCGCCGCCCTGCCCGAGTTCGCGCCCTACGCCACGATGGACCAGGCCGACGTGGACGACTGCGGCGATGCCAATGGCGACGGCAACTGGACCTTCTGA
- a CDS encoding VOC family protein has protein sequence MHLLINIDVPDLPAAETLYTRAFGLTAGRRFGDGGVELLGAQAPVYLLQNAAGTRATALATRDYARHWTPLHLDVVVDQLEPALARACEAGFAQETDIRETDWGRIVRLADPWGHGWCLLQFVNRGYDEIAT, from the coding sequence ATGCATCTGCTGATCAACATCGACGTGCCCGACCTGCCGGCTGCCGAGACGCTTTATACGCGCGCCTTCGGGCTCACTGCCGGGCGCCGTTTCGGCGACGGCGGCGTGGAACTGCTGGGTGCACAGGCACCGGTCTACCTGCTGCAGAACGCGGCCGGCACCCGCGCCACCGCCCTCGCAACCCGCGATTACGCCCGCCACTGGACGCCGCTGCACCTGGATGTGGTGGTGGATCAGCTTGAACCTGCCCTGGCCCGTGCTTGCGAGGCCGGCTTTGCGCAGGAAACCGACATCCGCGAAACGGACTGGGGCCGCATCGTCCGCCTGGCCGATCCATGGGGCCACGGCTGGTGCCTGCTGCAGTTCGTCAACCGCGGCTACGACGAGATCGCCACATGA
- a CDS encoding class II fumarate hydratase produces the protein MTSKKTAGRTRVEHDSMGELQVPADALWGAQTQRAVQNFPISGRPMPRGFIRALGLVKAAAAEVNAGLGLLPKGIARAVQAAAREVAGGAYDAHFPIDVYQTGSGTSSNMNANEVIATLASRAGKAQVHPNDHVNLGQSSNDVVPTAIRVAAQLAAVEDLLPAIRHLRKTIDARGRALGKVVKTGRTHLMDAMPLTFGQEFSAWSAQLASAQARIEDTLKRVRRLPLGGTAIGTGINADPRFGARVAKALSAATGTRFESAANKFEGLAAQDDAVELSGQLSALAVALTKIANDLRWMNSGPLAGLGEVELPALQPGSSIMPGKVNPVIPEATVMVCAQVMGYHTAVTVAGQTGNFQLNVTLPLIAHNLLEAMHLLSNVSRLLADDCIAGLQVRQARVKEALDRNPILVTALNPVIGYEKGAAIAKQAYRQNRPVLEVAREVTGLPEKTLRPLLDPAVLAKGGIHGKAGGGGG, from the coding sequence ATGACCAGCAAGAAGACGGCGGGCCGCACCCGCGTCGAGCACGACAGCATGGGCGAACTGCAGGTGCCCGCGGACGCCCTGTGGGGGGCGCAGACCCAGCGTGCGGTACAGAACTTCCCCATTTCCGGGCGGCCGATGCCGCGCGGCTTCATCCGCGCCCTGGGCCTGGTGAAGGCCGCGGCGGCGGAAGTCAACGCGGGGCTGGGCCTGCTGCCCAAGGGCATCGCCCGGGCCGTGCAGGCGGCGGCCCGGGAGGTCGCCGGCGGCGCGTACGACGCGCATTTCCCGATCGACGTCTATCAGACCGGGTCCGGCACCTCGTCCAACATGAACGCCAACGAGGTGATCGCCACCCTGGCCTCGCGCGCGGGCAAGGCGCAGGTGCACCCGAACGACCACGTCAACCTCGGCCAGAGTTCCAACGACGTCGTCCCCACGGCGATCCGCGTGGCCGCCCAGCTTGCCGCGGTCGAAGACCTGCTGCCGGCCATCAGGCACCTGCGCAAGACCATCGATGCACGGGGCCGGGCGCTGGGCAAGGTGGTGAAGACCGGCCGCACCCACCTGATGGATGCCATGCCGCTGACCTTCGGGCAGGAATTCTCGGCATGGTCGGCGCAGCTGGCGTCCGCGCAGGCGCGCATCGAGGACACGCTCAAGCGGGTGCGCCGGCTACCGCTGGGTGGCACCGCCATCGGCACCGGCATCAATGCCGATCCGCGCTTCGGCGCGCGCGTGGCGAAGGCGCTGTCCGCCGCCACCGGCACGCGCTTCGAAAGCGCCGCCAACAAGTTCGAGGGACTGGCTGCGCAGGACGATGCGGTGGAGCTGTCCGGCCAGCTCAGCGCGCTGGCCGTCGCGCTGACCAAGATCGCCAACGACCTGCGCTGGATGAACTCAGGGCCCCTGGCGGGGCTGGGTGAGGTCGAACTGCCCGCATTGCAGCCCGGCAGTTCCATCATGCCGGGCAAGGTGAACCCGGTGATCCCCGAAGCCACCGTGATGGTCTGCGCCCAGGTGATGGGCTACCACACCGCGGTGACGGTGGCGGGCCAGACCGGCAATTTCCAGCTCAACGTCACCCTGCCGCTGATCGCGCACAACCTGCTGGAGGCGATGCACCTGCTGTCGAACGTATCGCGGCTGCTGGCCGATGACTGCATCGCCGGCCTGCAGGTACGCCAGGCGCGGGTGAAGGAAGCACTGGACCGCAACCCGATCCTGGTCACCGCGCTCAACCCGGTGATCGGTTACGAAAAGGGGGCGGCCATCGCCAAACAGGCCTACCGGCAGAACCGACCGGTGCTGGAGGTGGCGCGCGAGGTCACTGGCCTGCCGGAGAAGACGCTCAGGCCGCTGCTGGACCCGGCCGTGCTGGCCAAGGGCGGCATCCATGGCAAGGCGGGCGGCGGAGGCGGGTGA
- a CDS encoding ABC transporter permease gives MNAVTSTLGKPSKPGAFKWLIKREFWENRGGFLWAPVITGGIFLVLNLILAVIGSIAARRSMGDGGFVIDDAPEKAHQIVGGIGDGMLLGGVILACVVLAFVVFFYALGTLYDDRRDRSVLFWKSLPVSDTHMVLSKLAWALVLAPLLAIGIGILIGVAMWLISALTITVNGLPAGGAMFTHSHPLRVIGGVISSLPVYMMWSLPAVGWLMFCSAWARSKPFLWAVLVPVLACVIISMTDILPGLNIRHDLVWYTVVYRGLLSVVPGAWFPTLQGGAAHPHTEINTPDELANAIDLTRSWQAFASADLWIGAAIGVALIVGAIHLRRWRESE, from the coding sequence ATGAACGCCGTGACCTCGACGTTGGGCAAGCCCTCCAAGCCGGGCGCGTTCAAATGGCTGATCAAGCGCGAGTTCTGGGAGAACCGCGGTGGCTTCCTGTGGGCGCCGGTCATCACCGGCGGCATCTTCCTGGTGCTCAACCTGATCCTGGCCGTGATCGGCAGCATCGCCGCGCGGCGGTCGATGGGCGACGGCGGCTTCGTCATCGACGATGCGCCCGAGAAGGCGCACCAGATCGTCGGCGGCATCGGTGACGGCATGCTGCTGGGCGGGGTGATCCTGGCCTGCGTGGTGCTGGCCTTCGTGGTGTTCTTCTACGCCCTGGGCACCCTCTACGACGACCGCCGCGACCGCAGCGTCCTGTTCTGGAAGTCGCTGCCGGTCTCCGACACCCACATGGTGCTGTCCAAGCTCGCCTGGGCGCTGGTCCTGGCACCGCTGCTGGCCATCGGCATCGGCATCCTGATCGGCGTGGCGATGTGGCTGATCTCGGCCCTGACCATCACCGTCAACGGCCTGCCTGCCGGCGGCGCGATGTTCACCCACTCCCATCCGTTGCGCGTGATCGGCGGCGTGATCAGCTCCCTGCCCGTCTACATGATGTGGTCGCTGCCCGCGGTCGGCTGGCTGATGTTCTGCTCGGCCTGGGCGCGCAGCAAGCCGTTCCTGTGGGCGGTGCTGGTGCCGGTGTTGGCCTGCGTGATCATCAGCATGACCGACATCCTGCCGGGCCTGAACATCCGGCATGACCTGGTCTGGTACACGGTGGTCTACCGCGGCCTGCTGAGCGTGGTGCCGGGCGCATGGTTCCCGACCCTGCAGGGCGGCGCCGCCCACCCGCACACCGAGATCAACACGCCGGACGAACTGGCCAACGCCATCGACCTGACCCGCAGCTGGCAGGCGTTCGCCTCCGCCGACCTGTGGATCGGCGCCGCCATCGGCGTGGCCCTGATCGTCGGCGCCATCCATCTGCGCCGCTGGCGCGAAAGCGAGTAA
- a CDS encoding GntR family transcriptional regulator, translating to MTSIQWSDGAPIYRQLKDRVIAMMLDGILKPGDALPSVRQVAAEYQLNPITVSRAYQELADEALVEKRRGLGMFVTDEAARKLRGSERERFLTEEWPAVAERIERLGLSIEDLLQSKGNK from the coding sequence ATGACCTCCATCCAATGGAGCGACGGCGCTCCCATCTATCGCCAGCTGAAGGATCGCGTGATCGCCATGATGCTGGACGGGATCCTGAAGCCGGGCGACGCCCTGCCCTCCGTGCGCCAGGTGGCGGCGGAGTACCAGCTGAATCCGATCACCGTATCGCGCGCCTACCAGGAACTGGCCGACGAGGCCCTGGTGGAGAAGCGCCGCGGCCTGGGCATGTTCGTCACCGACGAAGCGGCCCGCAAGCTGCGCGGCAGCGAGCGCGAGCGGTTCCTGACCGAAGAATGGCCGGCCGTCGCCGAGCGCATCGAACGCCTGGGCCTGTCCATCGAAGATCTGCTGCAATCCAAGGGGAACAAGTGA
- a CDS encoding YggN family protein: MTRFAPLALALSLVLLSACSGKDKAPDAGEGDGVAVSRALWGQNLTLDATGQPQAEISAKGDFIVGGKKVAVNDAQRVLLVAYHRELGGIADAGIATGKEGAKLAGKAVGAAVKGIFSGNPDQIDKQIEAEAKKVEAQAMKICDRLPGLYKAQQELAAALPAFRPYASMDEGDAEDCRTSHSENHEAGKDIGRAIGRAVKGDDGDAANAAAEADAAAAEPAKP; encoded by the coding sequence ATGACCCGATTCGCACCGCTCGCTTTGGCGCTGTCCCTCGTATTGCTGTCGGCCTGCTCGGGCAAGGACAAGGCACCCGACGCCGGGGAAGGGGACGGCGTCGCCGTCTCGCGCGCGCTGTGGGGCCAGAACCTCACGCTCGACGCGACCGGTCAGCCGCAGGCCGAAATCTCGGCCAAGGGCGACTTCATCGTCGGTGGCAAGAAGGTGGCCGTGAACGACGCGCAGCGGGTGCTGCTGGTCGCCTATCACCGCGAACTGGGTGGCATTGCCGATGCGGGCATCGCCACCGGCAAGGAAGGCGCCAAGCTCGCCGGCAAGGCGGTGGGCGCTGCGGTGAAGGGCATCTTCAGCGGCAATCCGGACCAGATCGACAAACAGATCGAGGCCGAGGCCAAGAAGGTCGAGGCCCAGGCGATGAAGATCTGCGACCGCTTGCCGGGCCTGTACAAGGCGCAGCAGGAACTGGCCGCCGCCCTGCCCGCCTTCCGGCCCTACGCCTCGATGGACGAAGGCGATGCGGAAGACTGCCGCACCAGCCACAGCGAGAATCACGAGGCCGGCAAGGACATCGGCCGCGCCATCGGCCGGGCAGTCAAGGGCGACGACGGCGACGCAGCCAATGCGGCGGCGGAAGCCGACGCCGCCGCGGCCGAACCGGCCAAGCCCTGA
- a CDS encoding GNAT family N-acetyltransferase has product MSAGDYRVEAVDYTAALDDLRRVREAVFVEEQGVPRDLERDALDPLCHHVIAREAGGQAIGTARLTPDHRIGRMAVLSAWRGRGVGQALLLALLAEARRRHWPAVSLHAQVGAEGFYARQGFLPEGERFLEAGIEHQGMRRVLGGTATIAHRAEAVAITTAVIVQARRSLSIYSRALDPGLWDAPPVVGALRRFATHRTGVQVQVLLQDAAAPQHALAPLIGLAQRLPSVFAFREVQDPVDLPYAAAFVANDDHGYYYRPLGHRFDGEAGLEHAGRARQLREEFTQMWERARPVSEYRALGL; this is encoded by the coding sequence ATGAGCGCGGGGGACTATCGCGTCGAGGCGGTCGACTACACCGCCGCACTGGACGATCTCCGCCGGGTCCGCGAGGCCGTATTCGTGGAGGAACAGGGCGTTCCGCGCGACCTCGAACGGGATGCGCTGGACCCGCTGTGCCACCACGTGATCGCCCGCGAGGCCGGCGGGCAGGCCATCGGCACCGCCAGGCTCACCCCCGATCATCGGATCGGACGCATGGCCGTACTGTCGGCCTGGCGCGGCCGGGGCGTGGGACAGGCCCTGCTGCTGGCCCTGCTGGCCGAGGCCCGCCGACGCCATTGGCCGGCCGTATCCCTGCATGCCCAGGTCGGGGCCGAAGGGTTCTATGCCCGCCAGGGCTTCCTTCCCGAGGGCGAGCGCTTTCTCGAAGCCGGCATCGAGCACCAGGGCATGCGCCGGGTGCTGGGCGGCACGGCCACCATCGCCCACCGGGCCGAAGCCGTCGCCATCACCACGGCCGTCATCGTGCAGGCCCGTCGCTCGCTGTCGATCTACAGCCGCGCCCTGGATCCCGGACTGTGGGACGCCCCGCCGGTGGTGGGGGCGCTACGCCGGTTCGCCACGCACCGGACCGGCGTGCAGGTCCAGGTCCTGCTGCAGGACGCAGCCGCACCCCAGCACGCACTGGCGCCACTGATCGGCCTGGCCCAGCGCCTGCCCAGCGTGTTCGCGTTCCGCGAAGTGCAGGATCCGGTGGACCTGCCCTACGCCGCGGCCTTCGTCGCCAACGACGACCACGGCTACTACTACCGGCCGCTGGGCCACCGCTTCGATGGCGAGGCCGGCCTGGAACACGCCGGGCGCGCACGCCAGCTGCGCGAAGAGTTCACCCAGATGTGGGAACGCGCGCGTCCGGTCTCCGAATACCGCGCGCTTGGCCTGTGA
- a CDS encoding ABC transporter ATP-binding protein, whose translation MNAAIANAVVSAHGLRKAYKNKLALNDTSFQIEAGKIIGLIGPNGAGKTTALKAILGLIPFEGQLKVLGLDPRKDRDELMKDVCFIADVAVLPRWMKVKEAIDFVDGVHPRFDRAKCERFLANTQLKPNLRVREMSKGMIVQLHLALVMAIDARLLVLDEPTLGLDILYRKQFYQRLLEDYFDEQKTIIVTTHQVEEIEHILTDVMFIRDGRIALTAQMDEVAERYTEVLVSGEAVEQARALKPIDERALPFGKTVLLFDGVPQAQLAPLGETRTPGLADLFVAIMKGTYA comes from the coding sequence ATGAACGCCGCAATCGCCAACGCCGTGGTGTCGGCCCACGGCCTGCGCAAGGCCTACAAGAACAAGCTTGCGCTGAACGACACCAGCTTCCAGATCGAGGCCGGCAAGATCATCGGCCTGATCGGTCCCAACGGCGCGGGCAAGACCACCGCGCTGAAAGCCATCCTGGGCCTGATACCGTTCGAAGGCCAGCTGAAGGTGCTGGGCCTGGATCCGCGCAAGGATCGCGACGAGCTGATGAAGGATGTCTGCTTCATCGCCGACGTGGCCGTGCTGCCGCGCTGGATGAAGGTCAAGGAAGCCATCGACTTCGTGGACGGCGTGCATCCGCGCTTCGACCGCGCCAAGTGCGAGCGTTTCCTGGCCAATACCCAGCTCAAGCCCAACCTGCGCGTGCGCGAGATGTCCAAGGGCATGATCGTGCAGCTGCACCTGGCGCTGGTGATGGCCATCGACGCCAGGCTGCTGGTGCTGGACGAGCCTACGCTGGGCCTGGACATCCTGTACCGCAAGCAGTTCTACCAGCGCCTGCTGGAGGACTATTTCGACGAACAGAAGACCATCATCGTCACCACCCACCAGGTCGAGGAGATCGAACACATCCTCACCGACGTGATGTTCATCCGCGACGGCAGGATCGCGCTGACCGCGCAGATGGACGAAGTGGCCGAGCGCTACACCGAAGTGCTGGTCAGCGGCGAGGCGGTCGAGCAGGCCCGCGCCCTGAAGCCCATCGACGAGCGCGCCCTGCCCTTCGGCAAGACCGTCCTGCTGTTCGACGGTGTGCCGCAGGCGCAACTCGCCCCGCTGGGCGAAACCCGTACCCCTGGCCTGGCCGACCTGTTCGTCGCCATCATGAAAGGAACCTACGCATGA
- the purB gene encoding adenylosuccinate lyase, protein MSDSSLLALSPLDGRYAGKVDALRPIFSEYGLIRARVKVEIEWLLALAAEPGIVELAAFSDAAKARLRALAEGFSVAHAARVKQIERTTNHDVKAVEYFIKEQLKDDAELAPALEFVHFACTSEDINNLSYGLMLEQARRDVLLPSLDGIASTLRALAHAQAAQPMLSRTHGQTASPTTLGKEIANVVARLERQRAQIAAVELTGKINGAVGNYNAHLASYPDIDWPAFAQRFVEGLGLVFNPYTTQIEPHDNVAEIGDAARRANTILVDLARDIWGYISLGYFKQKLKEGEVGSSTMPHKVNPIDFENAEGNFGIANALFEHFSAKLPISRWQRDLTDSTVLRALGTAFGHTQVALDSLAKGLGKLEVNPLRLDADLDAAWEVLAEAVQTVMRRHGLPNPYEQLKALTRGQGITAESMRAFIESLDLPADAKQRLRDMTPGSYTGLAEHLARGI, encoded by the coding sequence ATGTCGGATTCGTCCCTGCTTGCCCTTTCCCCGCTCGACGGCCGCTACGCCGGCAAGGTCGATGCGCTGCGCCCGATCTTCTCCGAGTACGGCCTGATCCGCGCCCGGGTGAAGGTGGAGATCGAATGGTTGCTGGCGCTGGCCGCAGAGCCGGGCATCGTCGAGCTGGCTGCCTTTTCCGACGCCGCGAAGGCCCGCCTGCGCGCGCTGGCCGAGGGTTTCAGCGTGGCCCATGCCGCCCGCGTCAAGCAGATCGAGCGCACCACCAACCATGACGTCAAGGCGGTGGAGTACTTCATCAAGGAGCAGCTGAAGGACGACGCCGAGCTCGCGCCCGCGCTGGAGTTCGTCCACTTCGCCTGCACCAGCGAGGACATCAACAACCTGTCCTACGGCCTGATGCTGGAACAGGCGCGCCGCGACGTGCTGCTGCCTTCGCTGGACGGCATCGCGTCCACGCTGCGCGCGCTGGCCCACGCGCAGGCCGCGCAACCCATGCTGTCGCGCACGCACGGGCAGACCGCCTCGCCGACCACGCTGGGCAAGGAGATCGCCAACGTCGTGGCCCGCCTGGAACGCCAACGCGCGCAGATCGCGGCGGTGGAACTGACCGGCAAGATCAACGGTGCGGTCGGCAACTACAACGCCCATCTGGCCAGCTACCCCGACATCGACTGGCCGGCCTTCGCGCAGCGCTTCGTGGAAGGCCTGGGCCTGGTGTTCAACCCGTACACCACGCAGATCGAGCCGCACGACAACGTCGCCGAAATCGGCGACGCCGCGCGCCGCGCCAACACCATCCTGGTCGACCTGGCCCGCGACATCTGGGGCTACATCTCGCTGGGCTACTTCAAGCAGAAGCTCAAGGAAGGCGAAGTCGGCAGTTCCACCATGCCGCACAAGGTCAACCCGATCGACTTCGAGAACGCGGAAGGCAACTTCGGCATCGCCAATGCGCTGTTCGAACACTTCAGCGCCAAGCTGCCGATCAGCCGGTGGCAGCGCGACCTGACCGACTCCACCGTGCTGCGTGCGCTGGGCACGGCGTTCGGCCATACCCAGGTGGCACTGGATTCGCTGGCCAAGGGCCTGGGCAAACTGGAAGTGAACCCGCTGCGCCTGGATGCCGACCTCGACGCGGCATGGGAAGTGCTGGCCGAGGCCGTGCAGACCGTGATGCGCCGCCACGGCCTGCCCAACCCGTACGAGCAGCTGAAGGCGCTGACGCGCGGCCAGGGCATCACCGCCGAGTCGATGCGCGCCTTCATCGAATCGCTGGACCTGCCGGCGGACGCCAAGCAGCGCCTGCGGGACATGACGCCGGGCAGCTACACCGGCCTGGCCGAGCATCTGGCGCGCGGGATCTGA
- the bla gene encoding subclass B3 metallo-beta-lactamase: protein MKPRFTLPGSVIALALSSAALASDAPASGGCADDAGWNDPATPLKVYGNTWYVGTCGISALLVTSDAGHILVDAATPRAGPQILANIRALGFRPEDVRAIVFSHEHFDHAGSLAELQKATGAPVYARAPAVDTLKRGMPDRTDPQFEVAEPIVPVARVVTLADDGEVSVGPLALKAVASPGHTPGGTTWTWRSCDGGDCRQVVYADSLTAISDDVYRYSDDTAHPGYLAAFRDTLARVAALDCDILVTPHPSASGLWNRIGPKAAAPLMDAAACRRYAQGATQRLEKRLAEEAAPSASGGARP, encoded by the coding sequence ATGAAACCTCGCTTCACCCTGCCGGGCAGCGTGATCGCCCTCGCCCTCTCATCCGCCGCCCTCGCCTCCGATGCCCCTGCCTCCGGGGGCTGCGCCGACGACGCGGGCTGGAACGACCCGGCAACGCCCCTGAAGGTATACGGCAACACCTGGTACGTCGGCACCTGCGGCATCAGCGCACTGCTGGTGACGTCCGATGCGGGCCACATCCTGGTCGATGCCGCCACGCCGCGGGCGGGCCCGCAGATCCTCGCCAACATCCGCGCGCTCGGCTTCAGGCCGGAGGACGTGCGCGCCATCGTGTTCTCGCACGAGCATTTCGACCATGCCGGCAGCCTGGCCGAACTGCAGAAGGCCACGGGTGCACCGGTGTACGCGCGCGCGCCCGCCGTCGACACGTTGAAGCGCGGCATGCCGGACCGCACCGATCCGCAGTTCGAGGTGGCCGAACCCATCGTGCCGGTCGCCCGCGTCGTCACGCTCGCCGACGACGGCGAGGTGAGCGTCGGCCCACTGGCCCTGAAGGCGGTCGCCTCGCCCGGGCACACGCCGGGCGGCACCACGTGGACCTGGCGCTCCTGCGACGGCGGCGACTGTCGCCAGGTGGTCTATGCCGACAGCCTGACGGCGATCTCCGACGATGTGTACCGCTACAGCGATGACACCGCCCATCCCGGCTACCTGGCGGCATTCCGCGACACCCTCGCACGGGTGGCAGCGCTCGACTGCGACATCCTGGTCACCCCGCACCCCTCGGCCAGCGGCCTGTGGAACCGGATCGGCCCGAAGGCCGCCGCGCCGCTGATGGACGCCGCCGCCTGCCGCCGCTACGCACAGGGCGCCACGCAGCGGCTGGAGAAGCGCCTGGCCGAGGAAGCCGCCCCCTCCGCCTCCGGTGGCGCGCGGCCTTGA